A single Cryomorphaceae bacterium DNA region contains:
- a CDS encoding CrcB family protein: MQLYLAIFVGGGLGSLARFATGRMTLSLAPKAYFPVGTFAANMLSIVVFALVFNWLQRQEVSLSAETWRAALLVGFCGGFSTFSTFSFESVELWRLGHAGWAIANIVISVLVGVGIFALLLKTST; the protein is encoded by the coding sequence GTGCAGTTGTATTTAGCCATATTTGTTGGAGGAGGACTCGGTTCCTTGGCTCGATTTGCTACAGGTCGCATGACGCTTTCTCTGGCTCCGAAGGCCTATTTTCCCGTCGGTACCTTTGCAGCGAATATGTTGAGTATTGTCGTTTTCGCTCTGGTCTTCAACTGGCTTCAGCGCCAGGAAGTGTCCCTTAGTGCCGAAACGTGGCGTGCAGCACTGCTCGTTGGGTTTTGTGGAGGATTCTCGACCTTCTCGACCTTCAGTTTTGAATCCGTAGAGCTCTGGCGCCTCGGTCATGCCGGATGGGCCATTGCCAATATTGTGATCAGCGTACTGGTCGGCGTCGGAATCTTTGCCTTGCTGCTTAAAACGAGTACTTAA